The genome window GTGAAAATGTCCTCATCACACTCCGTGTGATGATACCGCTAACACCGTTAGACATTTATTCGCAACACTATCCTCTAAAAAAGCAAATAAATCGGGCCTTTGGCCCTGCAAATCTGCATATCCATGTTCTTAGGGCGACGCTGCGCTTGCCCTAGGCTGGGATAGTTCGGGCCGTTGGCCCGCAAAGAATTAAATGCCGTTGGCCCGCAGAGAAAGTTCCTACGCTTAAGATTATTTAGCAATACTACCCACAAAAAAGCACACCCCAAATGCCTATCACGGAGTGAGAGGAGCACATTCACTCATCCGCTTTACATTGTCGTCATCACACTCCGTGTGATGATACCGCAAACACCGTGCGACATTTATTCGCAATACTACCCACAAAAAAGCACACCCAGAATGCCTCTCACGGAGTGAGAGGAGCACATTGCACATTAATCATGTTCAACAGGACCGAAAAAGAAGCATCCCCTGCATGAATCTGCCATGACGGCCATTTATTTTTCCACCTTTAACTCCAAACAGCCCAAGGCGCATTCTTTCGCCCCTTCGATCCACACCCGGACCAGCAATTCTCCCGTGTATTGGGCTGGCAGCGGAATGGAGATTTCTTGCCTGCCCGCCGGTTGCTCGCTTTCGCTATGCCACAGCCGCGCTTCCAGGCATTCCTCGTAAATTGGTTGATATTCGGCCAAGGCCGCGGGAGAGGAATCATACTTTGTCCGGTGGGTAAGGGAGCGCGCGGTTTGACCCGGCGGCAGGCAGACATCCCAGCGGCATTTTCCCGCGCATGGCAAGGTGGCCGCCACCGTGATCGTACTTCCCCGCGCGGCCCGCGCAGGCCCAGCCAGGGAAATCGTTCCCGGCCGCGGGAGTTGCAGCAGCGGATCGCCAAAGAGCGTGATCAAATGCGCGTGTTCCAGTAATTCGGCGGAGGCATCATGCCCCTCGGGTGTAAGGACCGCGGCTGTGGCATCCAGCGCCCGCCGCACGGGCAGCCGTTCCGCCCGCTCCGGAGGACGCAAGCTGCGCAGCTTGGCCTGTTGGACTACCTGCCCCAGGCGAATATCGCCGGTCCCCCCATCGGTCTCGCGCAAGCCCGCGTGCAATCCCTCCAGCCCGAACACGCTCATGCCATAGGGCATGGCGACACGGGTGTTGGCGATCACCGCCACCGGACCCGCCGGTTGCCGCAATATTTCCTCCGCCAGGGCGTCTTGCGCCTTGTCAAAGGCTCCCGTTGAACAAGCCAAAAAAATCGCAATTGGGGGCGTGCCCCGGGCGCGCATTTCCCTACAATCCTCGAACCGCAAAATAGGATATGCCCCGCGATCAGGTGTGTACAAATAATCCAAACCACGCGGCTGCCCATGCCCCACATAAATCCAAAACAGGCACCCCTCATTAAAGCGGTCACACGCCGCCCGCGTGAATTGACGGGGAGATGGACAGTACGGGCTGCTCCAACTCGCTTGGGTAAGGGTGGTGCTGTAACCCCGTGGTAGGCCCGTTAATAATATTTGCCGCGCGCCGCTTTCGATCACATTATCTGTCACCGCGCCAAAGCCCCCCACCCCCGCGACCAGGTTAACCCGCCCGCGCCACCACCCATAATCGCGCGATTGCTCATAGTCGATCGTCCGCCGGGCCAGCAGCGCCAGCTCCGTCCCGTTATCCACCGGCCAGCGGCCGCACGCCACATCCGGCACGTCATCCCCATCCAAATCCGCATAAGGCAAATCGCTGGCAATCAACTCCTCTCCCCCCCAACCGGGGATCACCTGGGCCCGCACATAATGCGTCGGCGTGCCCGGCCGGACCGGGGCTGATTCCACATAACGAGGAGTGGCGGGGGCCAGGGTCGTCGCGTATGTTCGCCGGGGAGCGGCGGTCCCTCTGGCCCCCTCCCTGCGGGGTATGGCGTCAAAAAAATTGGGCCGGGGAACATCCGCCTGGGGGACGGGGACATCCCCGATCAGCAGCACCGCCGTCAAAGGGCTGGCCTGATGCCGTAGGATCAGCTCGGCCCGCGTTTGGGCCGCCGTGGCGGCTGGTTCCACCCAGATCAGTTGATATCCCTGTGCCGCGCGATAAGCGGCCCATTTGTCCAGCGCGGTCCGCCATTCCGGTGGGCAAACGACCGCGACCAGGTGTGTCGTGTTGGACGCGGCGGCTCCTGGCGCAATGCCGATTTCTGGTGATTTTTCCGCGGATCGCGGCCCCTCTCCCGGCGCAGGAACATCTTGGGCGTGCAAACGGCCAAAAGTGGCCATCGCAAACCCCGTCCAGGCGCAGATGGCCGCTAAATGTTTGTGAAAAATCAGCATAAACTGCCTGCCGGTATAAAAACGGGCTAAAAAATCAGGATTTAACCACCTTTTTAAAGATTATCCATTGCAAACGGACGGGGCAATTGCATTGGGTTACGATCTTTAACCCAGCTAGGCACAAACTGGATTCTGCGTGTAATTTATAAATTGCCTTAAGCCAAATTTCGGCTACAATTGCAGATGAAATTGCCGATAATGCTCTTGTCCCCCTGTTTGTGAAAGATTTCACATACTTTTTGGATACATCCCATGGCCAAAGCTGGACCCCGTAAAAAGCTGCCCAAGGAACTGGCCGTCATTAACGCCGACAACTGCACCGGCTGCGAATCCTGCCTCGAGGTTTGCCCGGTCGATTGCATTGTCAAAATCCAACAATACGACCAGTTTGAAAACCTGCAAAGCTGGTGC of Pirellulales bacterium contains these proteins:
- a CDS encoding C25 family cysteine peptidase; the encoded protein is MLIFHKHLAAICAWTGFAMATFGRLHAQDVPAPGEGPRSAEKSPEIGIAPGAAASNTTHLVAVVCPPEWRTALDKWAAYRAAQGYQLIWVEPAATAAQTRAELILRHQASPLTAVLLIGDVPVPQADVPRPNFFDAIPRREGARGTAAPRRTYATTLAPATPRYVESAPVRPGTPTHYVRAQVIPGWGGEELIASDLPYADLDGDDVPDVACGRWPVDNGTELALLARRTIDYEQSRDYGWWRGRVNLVAGVGGFGAVTDNVIESGARQILLTGLPRGYSTTLTQASWSSPYCPSPRQFTRAACDRFNEGCLFWIYVGHGQPRGLDYLYTPDRGAYPILRFEDCREMRARGTPPIAIFLACSTGAFDKAQDALAEEILRQPAGPVAVIANTRVAMPYGMSVFGLEGLHAGLRETDGGTGDIRLGQVVQQAKLRSLRPPERAERLPVRRALDATAAVLTPEGHDASAELLEHAHLITLFGDPLLQLPRPGTISLAGPARAARGSTITVAATLPCAGKCRWDVCLPPGQTARSLTHRTKYDSSPAALAEYQPIYEECLEARLWHSESEQPAGRQEISIPLPAQYTGELLVRVWIEGAKECALGCLELKVEK